The segment ACTGCCTTGGTGTGTTAAATGTATATCTCCTTGGGGTAAATAATATCTTTGAGATAGAGACCATGGGCGGGCACGCAGCTACCTGCTTTGGTTCTATCCTTACTCTCTAATATTGCCTCAAAAGTATCTAAATTAATTTTGCTTTCACCGACCAAAATCATCGTTCCTACCATGGCACGAATCATCCCTCGCAAAAATCTATTGGCACTTACGTGAAAATTGATTTCATCGTTGTGACTCTCCCAGTATGCATCGAATATTTCACAGTTAAAGGTGTGAACGTCGGTATGTACTTTGCTCAAGCTTTCAAAATCTAGCCATCTTTTGATGATATCACAGGATAGGTTCATAGCTTCCAGATCCAAGTGTCTGGTGAATAGAAAGGATTTTCCTTCTAGAAATGGGCTCTTTCTAGTATGCATCCTGTATAGATAAGATCGCGATACAGCACTAAATCTGGCATGGGCATCGTCTTGCACACGGCGCAGTTCATTGGCAGATATGTCTTTGGGGAGCAATCCATTGAGCTTGTGAATCAGGCTCTGCGTCTTGATATTGGGATCCAAATCAAAATGTACTACTTGGTTGATGGCGT is part of the Reichenbachiella agarivorans genome and harbors:
- the truA gene encoding tRNA pseudouridine(38-40) synthase TruA, whose product is MRYFLDISYDGTAYHGWQIQNNASTVQQVLGEALSTILRQEVVTTGSGRTDKGVHAINQVVHFDLDPNIKTQSLIHKLNGLLPKDISANELRRVQDDAHARFSAVSRSYLYRMHTRKSPFLEGKSFLFTRHLDLEAMNLSCDIIKRWLDFESLSKVHTDVHTFNCEIFDAYWESHNDEINFHVSANRFLRGMIRAMVGTMILVGESKINLDTFEAILESKDRTKAGSCVPAHGLYLKDIIYPKEIYI